The nucleotide window GCATATCTGCTCTCTCTGCCCAGTCAGCCCAGTCCTTTACTTGTATGAGACTATCCTGAAGAGGCTATACTTATCTACAGCAgatgctcttgctgctgctgctaagtcacctcagttgtgtccaactctgtacgaccccatatacggcagcccaccaggctcccccgtccctaggattctctaggcaagaacactggagtgggttgccatttccttctccaatgcatgaaagtgaaaagtcaaaatgaagtcgctcagtcatgtccgactcttagcgacctcatggactgcagccatcaGATGCTCTTACCTTTGTTATTCCACATGGATACCATCTGAATAAACTGATTTTCCTATCATTTTGAATGCTGAAGCAAGACATTCCAATATGGGGCATCTTCTAGAGCAAAAATGGCACCAGAACTCATATACAGTCTACACTTAGCTCAGATTTGCCTGAGATTGCTCTCCAGAGATAAGACTTTGACTAGAAACAGTTCATGAGTTTGCTTTACTGTATTCTCAACTTGGGCCTCTCCTCAGCCTGGCAAACCTACATTGAGGAATGCACTTCAGTACTGTTCAAATAACACATCATCCCATTTGGTCCTGTGTGGGCAGAAGCATTCCTGATAGGCATGCCCTGTTCTGAGTCCTCTTTGTCAAAACGCTGTTTTTGAAGAGTTGGAGAGGAGGCATCTAGCAGTGGCACTGCCAAGGATCCAGGCCCCTTCTGTACTCTACTGAAGACAGCAGATTGAATAAAACCAAAATCCAAACTATGTTCTTTCTGGGTGGAAGGGGATAAGGCCTTAAGGATAACTGTATGAAGAATTAAGAGTAAATAAATAGTACATCAGTCACACACAGACAAGAAAATCCATTAGCTGGCACTTGAGACAATCACATTTCCCTTACATAATTATCCATTCTCACTGGGACTTTTAAGGTTCTGTTGGAGGTTAAGGGTTGAACCACTGAGCAAAAGCCCCTGCCCCTGGTGGCACAGCATAGGGAGAGGGCAGGGCCAATAAGGGAGAATATGCCACCATCTGGAGCCAGGGCCCAAAAGCTGCTCTTGAGCTCTCATGGCTCAATCTTTGAGGAGTACACTCCCTATTTTTACCCTTTATTaaatgagaggaaaggaagaacaaGCCTGGCTTTGCCTTGGCTTTGTCCAACTAGTTCTTAAGACCCCAGAAAAGGTAGAAAGGGAGGCACCCCAGTTTGAGGTTGCCTCCTACAACTACTGAGACAAGGCATTGAGGAAGCATTTACTCACAAAGCAAAgtgtgtaaatatttttcttagaaaaaaatactgataatACATAGAACAACGTGCACATTCAGTCTTGGCACGTTTCCTTCATCCAATATAACCAGTTTCTAAACTGAAGGCTTCTGTGTATGTATCTTAGCTGTGGATGACATGTGTCAAGATGCATTTCTGGATCATCTTTGGAGGAAAGCCTATTCAAGCAGCCTCTTTTCCTAGTATCCCacccctcaaaaaataaaaagcagacctGCTTCCTCATTGACACAAGAATAAGTCGTTCTCATTGAGTCACAACATAAGTAGCTATATTTACTTCTAAAAGCCAAGCCAAATGACCAATCTGTGGGTTGATGAGAAATGGCTGGCCGAGAAAAATTAAGTCTCTATGGAGTTtttgattttcaaagaaaaatgaagggcTGACTGGGTTCTAATCCCTGGTAGTTAAAAATGACAGGCTGTTCAATCAAAATATATCACTTCCCAAGATTTCACATTCACATTACTCTCactatgggggtgggggtgggggcgggcggtTCCCTACCTGGGTGTGTATTCAAGGGATCTGGGTACATTTTAATTCTATCTGaaaaaaagcaggaagaaaaagcTGTTAAAATAATCATTTGGATATCTCCTTCATGagcaaattgtgtgtgtgtgcagcttaGAGGACTTAGAGGACTATTCATTCAGACCCTAGATAACTGTAGTACAAAGTATGACACAGGGCACTGAACCCCAAGTTCCTTGTTTCTTAAAGAGAAGGAGGGCATCAGGTGGGATAGTGTGACTTGGGTAATTCCCATGCCCATTCCAGCTATATAACATTTTGTGATTATGATCCAGCCTTCATTTTTCTTCCCCTCACCACCAGCTGGCCTTCTATCTCAATGGAAAGCTGTgcaagaaaaaggcaaagaatcCCAAGTTGCTGCCAGATTTGGTGAGAGGTCTGGTTCGTGGAGAGGTTGGTAGGTTGCTAAGTTGAGATCTGAACCTCCTCTGGCCATGTCAGTGATCCACAGTCTTCCTCATTTCTCAGGGCTTTATGCTAAAAGCAGCTCCTGGAGAACTATACTTGTCCTATAATCGTGGGAGGAGAAAGATCATTCTCCTCTGGTAAAAGTActtcagaaacagaaagcaaTATTGCAGTCAGGTTCACAGAACTGAGGGGGGTATCTAAAATGTCCAAGGGTGCTAGATGGTACCTTGAATGGGCCACCCAAGATCATCACTATGGCCCTCTACGAAACCATTAACGAACTCTCCAGCCACACATACATTCAAATACATTCCAGGAGACGCTGAGTTCAAGAGCACGGattgtcctttccttctttatatccATGACCCAGCACAGGGCTGGCAAAAGTTCGAAACTCAGGAAATATCTGTCAAATGGAACAGAAAGGATGAGCAGCACAGCCTTCGGTCATCAGCATCACCAGTCAAGCCAGTGGCAGCTTTCTTTCCATCTTAGTCAGTTTGTAATCACATAGCAATTAATCAAGCAGCTTTAATCTCTTAAGggcatttttaagagaaaatgaacaacaaccaaaaaaacacaGAAGGCATTCATCACTAGTGcttcctccaggcaaaaatttaaggattccatttaaaaaaataaatgaagccaTTTACAAAAGGTTTTCCTGGGAAGTTTCAGCCAAAAAGAATCAACCTTCTAAAAAGAGGCAATTATATGAAAGGGGCCAGGGGCTGGATACATAATCCCCAAACTTGACATCAACCCAACAGGCCCAGATAACTTCTTCCAGCAGATACAATCAATGGATCATGAACATGTTCCCAAAGTATCTTTCCCACTTGTTAAAAAAAAGGGCTTCGAGCCCCGTTCTCAGGAACCATGTTTCTTGGATTTCCCATTAGAATGACCTCCATCCTCCAACTTCTCATAACTTCCCCTTTAATAAGAAAAAACACAATGCATATACACAAGGAACAGAGTAAACAGAACATGGGAAATTTCTATGGTGAAGCAGATTCCAATGATTtgtgagaaatgtttgttttgggAGATGGCGTATCTTTCATTCTAGCTCACAAACCCTCCCCATCATTCTGTTTTCCTTCCGTGTCTTTTTCTCTAAAGAATTCATGTCAACAACTCCATTTGTGACCAACTTCACAATTAAGCAACAGGGGAGGGGAATTCTTTCAGAAAGAAGTGTTCAGGTTTTAGTAGTTAAGTATGGGAAGCAtgttaaaatagagataatatctTAGTGGTTTTACCCTCCTCCAAAGCCAGGAAGAGGAAAGATTAAGCCTCCTCCTTCCTTAGCTTACTTTGCCTGTGTTTGAAGGACTGCTGCTCAGCTGGAAGTCTGGAAACAACTGTCAGTACCATTCAAGGCTCCACAGTAGGGGGTCACTAAACTGGATTCAGCTTTTGGAATATTCACGTAACAAATTTTCATTCTGTAACCTGACACTAAAACTTGTTGTCACTACTaagcaatttcttaaaatgaaagtattagtttggggaaatatttaaaatatatatattttctattaaaaatattcatctttttttccaaaaactAAAATTAGCTCCAACTGAAAAGTTTTTCAAATTATTGGAGATACAGAAAAAGGTGACAAGTGGAAAAATAAGTGTCTTTGCTACTACCAATGAGACTAGCCTTCCAATAACATTTACTAAGATCGAAAAGGAACACCATGAAATGGCAGTAACTGACATCTTCTTTGAGGGCATTTAGTAAGTCACCCTCCCTGCCCTCTACAGACCACTGCCAGCTTTTCTATCCTGGGCACCAATATGCCCTCCAGCGGCTTTTGGAGGGCCTGTGTTGCTGGGAGGACCTAAAACTGAAGTGGTATGAAAATGAAGTAATGAGATGAGTGTATATTTTCTAAACACACATCTGCATGTGTgcacgcacagacacacagaacACATACATTCAGGTGAGTGACACTCCCCACCAAAGTAGTCACTGAGGAGGCCCCACATCTCTCAGTGATTACCCAGGTACTTCAGACATCTCTGGAACTCCTCTGGGAATTGTGTATGAGTTGCCCAAGAAAACGGCTCTGACTGCTTTACAGCTGCACCTCGTTTCTGACTCCAACCCTCTTGATAACCTACTTTCTGTTCCAAAGGTTTCCAATAGGTTCTGACTagtttcaaattaaaattatctttccTATAACCCAAAGATTAAAGAGAAGAAGGGAGGCAAATCTTCTGAGAAGAATCAAAAGTAGGTGATACAGTAAATCCTTTGTGATCTGGATAAGTGAGTCATTGTTCTGGACCTTAGCTTCTGCCTTAGTAAGAAGAAGAAGCTGGAATAGACAACTATTAACGTCCTTTCCAGTTTGACTATTAGATGTCTAGATGTCTCCAGACTTTGAGGACAGTTCCAGAAATGTTTTCACCAAAGACAACATCATTGGAAAAACCGTGCAGCCTCCAGCTGAGGCCACCTGAGGGGGACAATGTACACTGGGATATGTAAGATCTGAAAGGCTTGTTAAAATGCCAGTCACATGACTTTATAGTAACAGCTCATACATGCACAGGGAATGCCAGTCCACCAGAGATTCCCTAAAATTCTATCCTAATCCCTACTCTCAATGAGCCCAGATGGGCAGAAGCACCAAGCACCACCAGAGATGCAAAAGACACACGGTGTCACCTGCTAAGGAAAATAAACCCCAAAGGTCCATGGGACTGAATTGACCAGCTGCATCCAGCTAGACACCGTGTTTCCACAGTAGGGAGTCTCAGTACTGTTCTTGCCTGACTTCTGGGCAAATTTTTTGGATTTTAGAACAACACTGCAGATAACTCTTGTCCAAAAGGAGAGTAATAATGAGGTCCAATCAGTTTATCTAACAGAGTGGAACCCCAGGAAAACAGAAGGCTGTAAACTGGAGGAATGTGGATAACTGTACAGTATATGTTTGCACTTCCAGTCAATCTCAATTATCTGCATGTGGATTTTGTACAATAATATTCAAAGCCCAGCCAGCTTTCTCTAGGCTCCCCTGGTATGTCCTTGGATCGCTGTCCATTATGGCAACCTCTTAAGTGTGGAAAAAATCCATGGGATTTGTTGTTGGGAGACCCAGCAATCAGTCTGGGCTATGTATGCCCTTAGTAGTTGAGAGAACCTGAACATCTGCAATGCAGTTTCATCATCAGAAACTGGGGCTAATACCACTTACATGTGAGGTCTCCTGAAAAGACCAAATTAAACAATGACTATGAATGTGGTCTGCCAACTATATAGTATTaatcaaatgttatttttttaaacaaggaatGTAAATTAACTTTTATAGAAGCATAAAAACTGATTTCATTAGGTATATTTACTTGAAGCAAAGGTAAGAAGGGGGAACACAATCTTTTTGGATCTGCCAAAGAACTACACTGTTGCActtctttggaaaaaacaaaaaaaaaaagatggaactaATTTTTATCTGCAAGGCTGATTTAAAACACCACCTGCTGAAAGAAGTCAGGAGGTCTATCAATGTAAGAAGGCATCCCCTTTCTCCTCTACCATCTAACCCTAGCCACTCTGCTCCTGAATCTCATGCCAAGCAGGTGCTGCCAGATTTGGCCCGGATACCCTAAGGGGTGGGCCACCCTAGGGAGTGAGGAGTGCTTCTGGCCTGGGTCAcagggaggcagagacagagtTCCCTTGGATATAGTCTACAAAGGCCCCCAAACCTCTCAGAATCATACTTGACAGTGTTTTGCCATTAAAAGAAACCCAAAGTGAGAACACTCATTTCTTCATGATAAATGATCAAGCTCAAAGACCTCTGAGAAAAACAGGTAACGCTGTTCATCAGGTGCTACTTGGCCCCCGCCATGCTACTGGACCGCAGGAGATACTGATCCACGCTTCCTTTTCGCCGACTCACAGTCCGCCTTTCGTTGTCAAACATGCGCTGCAACTGCAGAGCCAGCTGCCGGTCCTCTTCCTCTTGCTGCAATTTCTGCTCCATCTCTCGCAGCACTGGGTCTGTGGGGGCCAGACCCACCTCACCACTGCTTTGTCGCAGTTTCTTAAGGGAGCCATTTTGTTCCAAGTGCTTGGTCTTACAGCGTCTTTTCCTGCCCCGACGCAAGGAAGGAAGTGGCTCATCACCTAGGTTGTCTGCCAGAACACCATTAGGCAGATCAAAATGATTCACTGTCTTcagctgtttctttgttttgaggaCCGCACCCAAAACACTGTTTTTAGGTAGCACTGAGTTAACTGCTGAGATTTTCATACTTGCTGTTATACGGGTTTTATCTAACTTGGCATCTGGGGATGACCCTGACCTTTCCGACTGCTCTCTCTCCAAAGAAGTCCCACTGGCCCCCACTGGGAGTTCTGAAGAGCAGCAGGTTTCCAATGGGATCTCAGTGTTCTTTTTACGGTCACTGCCCTGTTCTGCTTTTGTCTGACTAACAGAGGAAAAATAATCAAGGTCAGGGGCGGTAGGTCCCGTACATTCAGAGAGAACTTGCCCACTGGACAGTCTTGTATTTAAAGCCAGAAGAGGCTTCTCCTTGTTGGACTGCGTAACTTCAGAGACCAGTAAGTCGTCCCCTGTTTCTGGAGCCAGGGAGGTGAGGGTGGCTTTTGAAAGGGTCTTTTTGATCTGCCGCTCCTGAAAGATCTGCTCCCACTTCTTGAGGATCCGTGGACTAGCCTCATAAGAAGTCTGCTTCTGCAGGCTTCTGTTTAGGTTGCGGGGTGTCGATTTGATGATGAGGGGACTCAACACGCGGCCATCAGGGAGCCTCTTAGGCGGAGTACATGGTGAGCAGACAATGGGCTTGAAATGGTTTAGCTCTTCTGAGATGCTGTCGTTACTCTCAGGGCTGATAGAGCGCTCTGGCTTATGTAAGGAAGCCAAGGCTGACAGGGAGCTGAAGGGCAGGCGCTTCTCAACGGTTAGGTCGGGAGCCGAGAGGCAGCGGTGGTTCCGGGTGGACAGCAGGACACCGATGATGGGGTTGGAGGTGGGGGTCATGGCTGTGGCCTGAAAGAGATTAGAAgactatgtatacatacatatataacctTTTTCTTCATCATTCCTTCTTGATGGTAGAGGGGTAGAGGAGAGAAGGGTAAGAAAAAAGATAACGGGTGATACAAGTCTAAGTAATGTAGAAAATCCCTCATTTAGAGTGCACCCACCATTTAGAGAAATTCCTACACATGAAACAAATAATGAGATTGaaacttttatgaaaaaaacCTCATCTAGAATTTTTAAGAAGGTTTTTCTAGGAGCCCTCATTCTACTTATCTTCCTACTAATTCAAACTCTCTTCCCTTCACATCTGTTTTGTAAAATTCTCCAACATAATGAGTTTGCCTAGGATCCATTGTGCCTCTTCTCATCTGAAATGGTTCTTTTGTGGCCGTGTGCAGGAGGTTATGGGACGGGACGAGACAGCCCAAGAAGAAGCTGTGTCTGAGGTCTACCTTGGCTTTGCTGGTTGGGGCTGCTCTGAGTCTGCTCTTCGCTCTGTCCTGACCAGTGTCACTGCAGCTCTGACTCCTTTCCATCTTGGAATTTAGGTTCCTAAAAGAGAATAAAGACAAACTGTCAACCGTAGCCTATGATTGCTAAGGGAAAAAAGATGACAATCTCGTCTGTGCTTTCAAAGCTATGCAGCTATAACAGAAAATGTAttaattaacaaaataattttaagaacaaATCCTGTCCAAAGAGAGTTCTCCAGAGAGGACATTTGGTTTAAGTCTTTGTTTCCAAACTTAGATCCTGCCTAAATAACACAAGACCAATGGCTATTTCACTCATGCTTAGAGAAATATAGGGACACCTCACCTTCCTTAATAGAATggatacagggacttccctggtggtccagtagacaagaatctgccttccaatgcaggggatgcaggtttgatcccccttcagggaactaagatctcacatgcctcagggcaactaagcatgTACTGCAGCAAGGAGTCCAtgccccacaagagaagcccctgcgtGCCGCAACTAGACAAAGACCACGCACTGCaggaagagccagtgcagccaaaaagtaacttttaaaataataattttaaaaataggatagaTACAATATCAAATCAactttagaaactttttttttcctttgcttaggCCCAGACCTCTTCTCAAGCAATCTAAATCATccatgaaacaaatatttaagtaCTTATAAAACACCTAGCAAATCGCTAGATTCCCATGTAGgtagtaaaaattaaatacactCTCTCCCTTAATCTACTACATTTAAGCTTCCAAAGGCCTACATCCTGGTGATTAAGAGATTCAAGATCAGAAGATTTGTCTTGTGCATTATATTATGATTTTACAATGCAAACCAAAAACCAAAGTAGCTGTATTATAACACTGATCTTACTGGGTAACAGCTCTACTCAACAAGCATTTAACATACAGTTACTATATGCCAGTCACCTATGAGCATTATCTGGGCactggaaatacagaaaagaatgagGTACAGTCTAGGTCTTCAAGGAATCAGAGTCCAGTGGAGCAGACAAATAATTCAATATAACACAGTTAAATGGTACAATGAAAACTTATGCCTAATAATTTTGCCTAATAATGGCATAAGAGAGTTATTAATTAATTACCTGGGACGGAGTGAGAACAGGGTTGGAAAAGCCTTCAGTGGCATATGTATTTTGAAGGATAAATAAGAATTTACCAGAAGACAAGGTGGACACCTAGCTATGCAGATGATCCCAAAGAGAAATTATTTCCTTGAGTGATTTTACTTAACTCTGGAATGGAATAGTCAATATCTACTCTTTTGagcaaaagatttaaaattttatgatagTAGATTAGTTAAGAGAAAACTTATAAAGGAGGTAATGAGGTACATGTCCtctcccaatttgggaccagtctgttccatgtttagttctaatggttgcttcttagctgcatacagatttctcaggaggcaggtcaggtggtctgattccatgtcttgaagaattttccacggtttgttatgatccacacagtcaaaggctttggcatagtcaataaagcagaaatagatgtttttctagaactctcttgctttttcgatgatccaatggatgttagcaatttgatctctgattcctctgccttttctaaatccagcttgaacatccgaggttcttggttcatgtactgttaaagcctggcttggagaattttgaacattcctttactagcgtgtgagatgagtgcaattgtgcggtagtttgagcattctttggcattgcctttctttgggattggaatgaaaactgaccttttccagtcctgtggccactgcagagttttccaaattttctggtgtattgaatgcagcactttcacagcatcatctttcaggatttgaaatagctcaactggaattccatcacctccactagctttgttcgtagtgatgcttcctaaggcccacttgactttgcattccagaatgtctggctctaggtgggtgatcacaccatcgaggctgtctgggtcatgatcttttttgtatagttcttctctgtatttttgccacctcttcttaatatcttctgcttctgtaaggaccataccatttctgtcctttatcatgcccatctttgcatgaaatgttcccttggtagctctaattttcttgaagagatctctagtctttcccattctattgttttcctctatttctttgcattgatcacttaggaagcctttcttatctctccttactattctttggaactctgcattcagaggtatgtatctttccttttctcctttgacttttgcttcttttctcagctatttgcaaggcctcctcagacaaccattttgcctttttgcatttctttttcttggggatggtcttgatc belongs to Bos indicus x Bos taurus breed Angus x Brahman F1 hybrid chromosome 15, Bos_hybrid_MaternalHap_v2.0, whole genome shotgun sequence and includes:
- the RNF169 gene encoding E3 ubiquitin-protein ligase RNF169, producing MAAAGPSTRASSAAAAAALSRRGRRGRCDEIAAAKAGTPGPAAGPALLVLPPPLLQPPSPPRPEESDCAGCLETPGEAAALPCGHSLCRGCAQRAADAAGPCCPRCRARGAGWARRRARDDWQADAEVLGERARRGPPERCRPRRDGGAAAAGPRPEQESRAAPAEPEFIFRAPIKLSKPGEFREEYESLRKLREEKLQEEKTSEDQIHKLLPEDTEIGKRKMDEQKKRDEPVVLKTNLEHCPARLSDSENEEPSRGKMIQTHRSAFVSKSSSYSLAFLAGNLNSKMERSQSCSDTGQDRAKSRLRAAPTSKAKATAMTPTSNPIIGVLLSTRNHRCLSAPDLTVEKRLPFSSLSALASLHKPERSISPESNDSISEELNHFKPIVCSPCTPPKRLPDGRVLSPLIIKSTPRNLNRSLQKQTSYEASPRILKKWEQIFQERQIKKTLSKATLTSLAPETGDDLLVSEVTQSNKEKPLLALNTRLSSGQVLSECTGPTAPDLDYFSSVSQTKAEQGSDRKKNTEIPLETCCSSELPVGASGTSLEREQSERSGSSPDAKLDKTRITASMKISAVNSVLPKNSVLGAVLKTKKQLKTVNHFDLPNGVLADNLGDEPLPSLRRGRKRRCKTKHLEQNGSLKKLRQSSGEVGLAPTDPVLREMEQKLQQEEEDRQLALQLQRMFDNERRTVSRRKGSVDQYLLRSSSMAGAK